The genome window ACCCTCGGGACACAGATCTACCGCCCCCGCAGCAACGTATACGTCCAGGGAGGATCGACGCTGTACCCCACGCCTGCGGTGCAGTACAGCGTCTTCGGTGACCGGTATCTGGTGGCGACCGCGATTGATCCTCAGGAGCAGTGGATCAGCGTGCGGCTGATTCAGTCGCCGCTGGTGTCCTGGATCTGGGTCGGCATGCTCATCATGGCGGCTGGCGCGGGGATGACGCTCTTGCCATCAACAGTGGCAGTTCAGCCACGCACCGCTGCGGGTGTTGTTGCAGCGGATTAATTCAGCAAGGGCTAGGTGACCGAACGGCCCGCCGTATCTCCCCGATCAGGCCATTTCAATCTTTTGAGGCACACACCCGTGACACCGTTTGCTTTAAGTGCCCACCCGAGGATCCGTATGACACTTCAAACACCTTCTACTCTCCAGCCGCCCGGTTCACCGCTCCGCCGCTTGCTGCCGCCCCTGATCGCCGCCGCCCTAGTGGTGGCGCTGGGCGTGGGGCTGTTCCGAGGCAACGGGCAGGTACAGGGGCCGCTGGTCGGCAAACCTGCCCCCGCCTTCACGCTGCAAACGCTGGACGGCGGGACGGTCAGCCTCGCGACTCTCTCAGGCCGTCCGGTGGTGCTGAACTTTTGGGCGTCCTGGTGCGTGCCCTGCCGCCAGGAAGCCCCACTGCTGCGCGACCTGTCGGAACGACAGACAGCCAGCGGCGTCGCGGTCATCGGGGTGGTGTTCTCAGACAAGAACCTCGCCGCTGTCAAGGCATTCGTGCAGGAGTTCTCGCTCGCCTACCCGAGCCTCCTCGACCCGACCCTTTCAACCGCCATTGCGTACGGCGTGAGCGGCGTG of Deinococcus ruber contains these proteins:
- a CDS encoding TlpA family protein disulfide reductase produces the protein MTLQTPSTLQPPGSPLRRLLPPLIAAALVVALGVGLFRGNGQVQGPLVGKPAPAFTLQTLDGGTVSLATLSGRPVVLNFWASWCVPCRQEAPLLRDLSERQTASGVAVIGVVFSDKNLAAVKAFVQEFSLAYPSLLDPTLSTAIAYGVSGVPETFFIDKGGTVRGYDQGALTAARLKTGLDTIGVTF